The proteins below are encoded in one region of Pseudomonas putida NBRC 14164:
- a CDS encoding transporter, which produces MINFALGKISRRILGCAAVLFACIANNVEANVITSEPGDNAPLPAGTDTAILYFQHAERNAVMEDNHKVSDGYNLKSDVFLARYVKWIDLNGILVTPQVIVPWGSLNLNGDRETGFGDPFIGSTTWLYNDPMKERYFSVGTFIAMPLGEYDSDLGGMNMGENRWKGVLELNYVHALIPHKLYGEITLERDWYGKNDDYLDGTLKQAPAFEVQTHLRYVVNESNQVGLTYLRTTGGEHEFNGEDLGDGLNSSKFLVTWAHFFTPKTQIQTQFGQDIEVRNGPKENARVNIRLAHLF; this is translated from the coding sequence ATGATCAATTTCGCACTTGGCAAAATTTCGCGGCGAATTCTCGGCTGCGCTGCAGTTCTTTTTGCGTGCATTGCAAATAATGTTGAGGCTAACGTCATCACCTCGGAGCCGGGCGATAACGCGCCTTTACCGGCAGGCACAGACACCGCCATTTTATACTTTCAACATGCGGAACGGAACGCCGTCATGGAAGACAACCATAAGGTATCTGATGGCTACAACCTTAAAAGTGATGTCTTCTTAGCACGATATGTGAAATGGATTGACCTTAATGGGATCTTGGTGACACCGCAAGTGATCGTCCCCTGGGGCTCTTTGAACCTTAACGGTGATCGCGAAACTGGATTCGGCGACCCTTTTATTGGTAGCACCACGTGGCTTTACAACGACCCAATGAAAGAGCGTTATTTCAGCGTAGGTACCTTCATCGCCATGCCGCTCGGAGAATACGACTCAGATCTCGGCGGGATGAACATGGGGGAGAACCGATGGAAAGGCGTACTGGAATTGAACTATGTCCACGCCTTAATTCCACATAAACTATATGGGGAAATTACGCTGGAGCGGGACTGGTATGGCAAGAATGATGACTACTTAGATGGCACCTTGAAACAGGCGCCTGCATTTGAAGTACAGACACACCTTCGGTATGTTGTTAATGAGAGTAACCAAGTCGGCCTAACCTACCTACGCACCACAGGTGGCGAACACGAATTTAACGGTGAGGATTTGGGGGACGGATTGAACTCCAGCAAGTTTCTGGTGACTTGGGCACACTTCTTCACACCCAAAACACAAATTCAAACACAGTTCGGGCAGGACATTGAAGTCCGCAATGGCCCTAAAGAAAATGCCAGAGTCAATATTCGACTTGCACATCTTTTTTGA
- a CDS encoding metallophosphoesterase produces the protein MKIAIYSDLHNEFSEFEPPQLDVDLVVLAGDISVRGRGVTWANAKFDCPVIYVPGNHEYYKGGHLDRTLIKMKEAAEEHVHVLENECLVIGDTRFLVTTAWTDFTSTGDYKTAMYECWEWMNDFRVIRSGEGFRKLRPVDLIARNITARDFLATELAKGFEGKTVVVTHHCPIQEVAGDGHEGHLRAAYFNQWHALVSQADAWIFGHTHHAVDTVVSGCRLVSNPKGYSGEKTGFVPDFIIEI, from the coding sequence ATGAAGATCGCGATCTACTCGGATCTACACAATGAGTTCTCGGAGTTTGAGCCACCTCAGCTGGACGTCGACCTGGTCGTGCTCGCCGGAGACATCTCAGTGCGTGGCAGAGGGGTAACGTGGGCAAACGCTAAATTTGACTGTCCGGTGATCTACGTCCCCGGTAACCACGAGTACTACAAAGGTGGGCACCTGGATCGTACGCTCATCAAGATGAAGGAGGCAGCGGAGGAGCATGTGCATGTCCTCGAAAACGAATGCCTGGTCATTGGTGATACCCGATTTTTGGTGACCACCGCCTGGACAGACTTCACCTCAACCGGCGATTACAAAACTGCGATGTACGAGTGTTGGGAGTGGATGAATGACTTCAGGGTTATCCGAAGCGGTGAGGGTTTCAGGAAGCTTCGCCCCGTCGATCTCATTGCTCGGAACATTACCGCTCGCGATTTTCTTGCCACTGAGCTTGCTAAGGGCTTTGAGGGAAAGACGGTTGTGGTCACTCACCACTGCCCGATCCAAGAGGTAGCTGGTGATGGGCACGAGGGTCATCTCAGGGCTGCGTATTTCAACCAATGGCATGCCTTAGTTTCGCAGGCTGATGCCTGGATCTTCGGTCATACCCATCACGCGGTCGACACGGTCGTTTCGGGATGTCGGCTCGTTTCGAACCCGAAAGGGTATTCAGGTGAAAAGACCGGCTTTGTACCGGATTTCATCATTGAAATCTAA
- a CDS encoding DUF6957 family protein: protein MSASLEDAMSFLYGSCEVAKGWAGERADLIEAAQERFPGKAFCLVKRWIIVEISANEAEPLAGGIAPMVVLAHEVIYDSRGRFVPGSWVRSTYAVSHECPWMFETCNTVYLLVGDGYRKQASLELVMSFRP from the coding sequence ATGTCTGCCTCCTTGGAAGACGCGATGTCATTTCTATACGGCTCTTGTGAGGTCGCCAAAGGTTGGGCTGGTGAGAGGGCCGACCTAATTGAAGCTGCTCAGGAGCGCTTCCCTGGAAAAGCATTCTGCCTCGTGAAGCGATGGATCATTGTCGAGATTTCCGCAAATGAGGCTGAGCCGTTGGCCGGCGGGATTGCTCCAATGGTCGTGCTCGCTCATGAGGTCATCTACGACAGTCGAGGGCGTTTCGTACCTGGCAGTTGGGTGAGATCGACCTATGCGGTTTCGCATGAGTGCCCATGGATGTTCGAGACTTGCAACACAGTCTATCTCCTTGTCGGCGACGGATACAGAAAGCAAGCATCACTGGAATTGGTGATGTCGTTTCGTCCTTGA
- a CDS encoding helix-turn-helix domain-containing protein yields MPSRYTLAAVLRTTRAARGLSRDQLVGTQEARHLHNVEHGKFGVTMEMLEGISKRLDIDVVALLAAASSFERQESLEEYMAYLSTELAKLRDMRILESLPAQFSDGKLTTAKAGKPPITEEKIRAVLKCKADGMTQKETSKALGLSTTSVHKIWHMPTSDQ; encoded by the coding sequence ATGCCATCGCGATACACCCTGGCAGCAGTCCTGCGCACCACTCGTGCCGCTCGAGGCCTCTCCCGAGATCAACTGGTGGGTACGCAGGAAGCCCGTCACCTCCACAATGTCGAACACGGAAAATTCGGCGTCACAATGGAGATGCTCGAAGGCATCAGCAAACGCTTGGACATAGATGTAGTGGCCCTGCTGGCAGCCGCATCGAGCTTTGAGCGCCAAGAATCGCTTGAGGAGTACATGGCGTATCTTTCGACAGAGCTTGCCAAGCTGCGCGACATGCGCATTTTAGAAAGCTTGCCCGCGCAATTCTCTGATGGAAAATTGACCACTGCGAAAGCAGGCAAGCCGCCGATTACTGAGGAGAAAATCAGAGCTGTGCTTAAGTGCAAGGCTGATGGGATGACACAGAAGGAGACTTCGAAGGCGTTAGGCCTGTCGACCACTTCGGTGCACAAAATATGGCACATGCCAACTTCTGATCAGTAA
- the hrpB gene encoding ATP-dependent helicase HrpB, with amino-acid sequence MSLLPINAALPALLEALQNRNEVVLQAPPGAGKTTRVPLALLDEPWLQGHTIIMLEPRRLAARAAAERMANELGEKVGETVGYRIRLDSKVGAKTRIEVVTEGILTRRLQSDPSLEGVGLVIFDEFHLRSLDADLALALTLNGRELFRDDAPLKVLLMSATLEGERLSRLLNDAPIVTSEGRMFPVSTVWGKPLQPGEYIEPRVISACLEALADQTGSLLVFLPGQAEIRRVVTGLEDALTQSPSLQRDVLLCPLHGELDLNQQRAAIDPAPAGKRKVVLATNIAETSITIDGVRVVIDAGLERVPRFDPRSGMTRLDTQRISKASATQRAGRAGRVESGVCYRLWSETQHDQMAGFSSPEIQQADLTGLALQLAKWGVQPSDLKWLDAPPTAAYSQANDLLRRLGALQPDGQLTKHGQAMAELPSHPRIAHLLMRGHELGLAETACNIAALLGERDIQRGGGADLHSRLAILSGEQRAQRGEQGGAQRAKQLARQYRSYLRGPASRPVADSDHPRWVGCLLALAYPDRVAHQRRAGGAEYRLANGRAAMFTETDALMKHSWLVIADLGSRQGQREERIYLAADLDEALFDTVLKEQVSQVDELDWDEREGALRAERQVKVGELILSRAPLSDLSDEARVQALLNYVRRKGLELLPWTPELRQWQARVELLRTLDEESGNQSLWPDLRDEALLVSLEQWLGPYVSKVTRLSHFGQLDLSSIIRNLLPWPLPQQLDAHAPQTVSVPSGSNIRIDYSERPPILAVRLQELFGQADTPRIANGRQVLKLHLLSPARRPVQVTQDLANFWRTTYAEVKKDLKGRYPKHFWPDDPIVAQATARAKPRGT; translated from the coding sequence ATGAGTTTGTTGCCAATCAACGCCGCGTTGCCGGCCCTTCTTGAAGCCCTTCAAAATCGAAATGAGGTGGTGCTTCAAGCACCGCCTGGCGCCGGTAAAACGACTCGCGTCCCGCTTGCCTTGCTCGATGAACCATGGCTCCAAGGGCATACGATCATCATGTTGGAACCTCGCCGGCTCGCAGCCCGAGCTGCCGCCGAGCGCATGGCGAACGAGCTAGGTGAGAAGGTCGGTGAGACCGTTGGCTATCGGATTCGCCTGGACAGCAAAGTCGGAGCAAAGACGCGGATCGAGGTGGTGACGGAAGGAATACTGACGCGCCGGCTGCAAAGCGATCCTTCGCTTGAGGGCGTCGGCTTGGTGATCTTCGACGAATTCCACCTGAGAAGCCTGGATGCCGATCTCGCCCTTGCCCTGACGCTCAATGGTCGCGAGCTTTTCCGGGACGATGCACCGCTGAAGGTGCTGCTGATGTCGGCAACGTTGGAAGGTGAAAGGTTGTCCCGTCTGCTGAATGACGCACCGATCGTGACGAGCGAAGGACGCATGTTCCCGGTCTCGACAGTCTGGGGGAAACCTCTGCAACCTGGAGAATACATCGAGCCGCGAGTCATCAGTGCGTGCCTTGAAGCACTTGCTGATCAGACTGGTAGTTTGCTGGTTTTCCTCCCTGGTCAAGCCGAGATCCGTCGAGTCGTGACAGGCCTGGAAGATGCTTTGACCCAGTCTCCATCACTTCAGCGTGACGTTCTTCTTTGCCCCCTTCATGGTGAGCTCGATCTGAATCAGCAGCGGGCCGCGATTGATCCGGCACCGGCAGGAAAGCGGAAGGTTGTGCTGGCCACAAACATCGCTGAGACCAGTATCACCATCGACGGTGTGCGTGTCGTTATAGATGCAGGCCTTGAACGTGTACCACGTTTCGATCCTCGCAGCGGGATGACACGGTTGGACACCCAACGCATATCGAAAGCCAGTGCTACTCAACGTGCTGGTCGAGCAGGGCGGGTCGAGTCAGGTGTGTGCTACCGACTCTGGTCTGAAACCCAGCACGACCAAATGGCGGGTTTCAGTTCGCCCGAAATTCAACAAGCGGATCTCACAGGTTTGGCCCTGCAGCTCGCTAAATGGGGCGTCCAGCCAAGTGACCTGAAGTGGCTTGATGCTCCGCCTACAGCTGCATACTCGCAAGCGAACGATTTGCTTCGACGGCTTGGCGCGCTGCAACCAGATGGGCAACTGACAAAGCACGGCCAAGCGATGGCCGAGCTGCCGAGTCATCCTCGGATCGCACATTTGCTAATGCGTGGCCATGAGCTTGGTCTGGCTGAAACCGCGTGCAACATCGCTGCTTTGCTCGGCGAGCGTGATATTCAGCGTGGCGGTGGAGCAGACCTTCACAGTCGTTTGGCCATCCTGTCCGGTGAGCAGAGAGCACAGCGCGGTGAGCAAGGCGGTGCTCAAAGAGCGAAGCAACTAGCAAGGCAATACCGGTCGTACTTGCGCGGCCCAGCATCGCGACCAGTCGCTGATTCAGACCACCCGAGGTGGGTGGGCTGCCTTCTTGCTTTGGCGTATCCCGACCGGGTCGCACATCAGCGTCGTGCGGGTGGGGCTGAATATCGATTGGCAAATGGTCGTGCAGCGATGTTCACCGAGACCGATGCACTGATGAAGCATTCTTGGCTGGTGATTGCCGACTTGGGTAGCAGGCAAGGCCAACGTGAGGAGCGGATCTACCTGGCCGCCGATCTGGATGAAGCGCTGTTCGACACTGTTCTGAAAGAGCAGGTTAGCCAGGTGGACGAGCTCGACTGGGATGAGCGTGAAGGTGCTTTGCGCGCTGAGCGGCAAGTGAAAGTAGGGGAGCTGATTTTGTCCCGCGCGCCGTTGTCCGACCTGAGCGATGAAGCGCGCGTTCAGGCTTTGCTTAACTACGTTCGCCGGAAGGGTTTGGAGCTTTTGCCCTGGACGCCTGAACTACGTCAGTGGCAGGCCAGGGTGGAGCTGCTGCGCACTCTTGATGAAGAGTCCGGTAATCAAAGCTTATGGCCTGATCTTAGGGATGAAGCCTTGCTCGTGTCGCTTGAGCAGTGGTTGGGGCCATATGTAAGTAAGGTGACTCGGCTGAGTCATTTCGGGCAGCTAGACCTGTCCTCAATCATCCGCAATCTGTTGCCTTGGCCACTGCCACAGCAGCTGGATGCGCATGCTCCCCAGACAGTTTCGGTGCCGTCAGGATCGAACATTCGAATTGACTACAGCGAGCGTCCGCCGATTCTTGCGGTGAGATTGCAGGAGCTGTTTGGACAGGCTGATACGCCACGCATCGCGAATGGGCGACAGGTGCTCAAGCTGCATCTTCTGTCACCAGCGCGCCGTCCGGTGCAGGTTACCCAAGACCTGGCCAACTTCTGGCGCACGACCTACGCCGAGGTGAAGAAGGATCTGAAAGGTAGGTACCCAAAGCATTTCTGGCCCGATGATCCAATTGTTGCCCAAGCCACCGCACGAGCCAAACCGAGGGGTACCTGA